In Risungbinella massiliensis, a single window of DNA contains:
- a CDS encoding adenine phosphoribosyltransferase, with protein sequence MDFKEYIRVIEDFPQPGIRFKDISTLLKDAKAYRASIEELAKMVKHHEIDIVVGPEARGFVVGAPLALALGAGFVPVRKLGKLPGETIQAEYSLEYGKDALAMHKDAILPGQKVLIADDLLATGGTIATTINLVKQLGGIPVGAAFMIELTYLDGRKKLDDIETVTLMQY encoded by the coding sequence ATGGATTTCAAAGAGTACATTCGCGTCATCGAAGACTTTCCACAGCCGGGGATCCGTTTTAAGGATATTTCGACCCTTTTAAAAGATGCTAAAGCCTATCGTGCTTCGATTGAAGAACTTGCAAAAATGGTGAAACACCATGAGATTGATATTGTAGTAGGACCTGAAGCTCGTGGTTTTGTGGTAGGGGCACCCTTGGCACTCGCTCTTGGAGCAGGCTTCGTACCAGTTCGTAAGCTAGGAAAACTTCCAGGTGAAACCATTCAAGCGGAATACAGCTTGGAATATGGAAAAGATGCTCTGGCAATGCACAAGGACGCTATATTACCTGGGCAAAAAGTTTTGATCGCGGATGATCTTCTTGCGACAGGTGGTACCATTGCTACTACCATCAACCTGGTAAAACAACTGGGAGGAATACCAGTAGGAGCGGCTTTTATGATTGAATTAACATATCTCGATGGTCGTAAGAAGTTAGACGACATAGAAACCGTTACATTAATGCAGTACTAA
- a CDS encoding ring-cleaving dioxygenase has translation MKRTSGIHHITAIVGDPQVNMDFYAGLLGLRFVKKTINFDDPGTYHFYFGDDVGNPGTIMTFFPWSGAHRGRVGGGQVGWTTFVVPEGALPFWKERLREANVSVMEEVRFGETFLQFRDGHGLQLEIVARSAGPQSNWTAEGIPVEYAIKGFGGALLFSLRPSETGKVLEKGLGLTRVGQEGEMIRYQATGDLGQVIDLEMNPVPVGNLGAGTVHHIAWRAKDDEDHLAWRQTIGQYGLVPTEIVDRQYFNALYFRESGGILFEIATDPPGFQWDETYEKLGQELKLPAWYEPHREKIEAVLPKVIVPNGKRK, from the coding sequence ATGAAACGGACGAGTGGTATCCATCACATTACAGCGATTGTAGGAGATCCACAAGTAAATATGGATTTCTATGCTGGATTACTTGGCTTACGCTTTGTGAAAAAGACGATCAACTTTGATGATCCAGGTACTTATCACTTTTACTTTGGTGATGATGTTGGGAATCCAGGAACGATTATGACTTTTTTCCCGTGGTCTGGGGCGCATCGCGGGCGTGTAGGTGGTGGACAAGTTGGCTGGACAACGTTTGTCGTACCGGAGGGAGCACTTCCTTTTTGGAAAGAACGTCTTCGTGAAGCCAATGTATCCGTAATGGAGGAAGTACGCTTTGGAGAGACATTTCTCCAATTTCGGGATGGGCATGGTCTTCAGTTGGAGATTGTCGCTCGAAGCGCTGGACCACAAAGTAACTGGACAGCAGAGGGGATACCGGTAGAGTACGCGATAAAAGGTTTTGGTGGCGCACTATTGTTTAGCCTTCGACCTTCAGAGACAGGAAAAGTACTCGAAAAGGGATTGGGACTTACTCGAGTGGGACAAGAGGGTGAGATGATTCGCTATCAAGCCACTGGGGATTTAGGGCAAGTGATCGATCTGGAGATGAACCCAGTACCTGTTGGCAATCTAGGAGCAGGAACAGTGCATCATATTGCGTGGCGTGCGAAAGATGATGAAGACCATCTAGCTTGGCGTCAAACAATTGGACAATATGGATTAGTCCCCACCGAAATTGTAGATCGACAATATTTTAACGCTCTCTATTTCCGAGAATCGGGTGGGATTCTTTTTGAAATTGCGACGGATCCTCCTGGTTTTCAGTGGGATGAAACGTATGAAAAATTAGGGCAAGAATTAAAGCTACCAGCTTGGTATGAGCCACATCGGGAAAAAATCGAAGCAGTCCTTCCAAAGGTGATCGTGCCTAATGGTAAAAGGAAGTGA
- a CDS encoding protein phosphatase 2C domain-containing protein, which translates to MFPLHITTLYEKGISTTNEDRYLCIHEKGIFAVMDGATGLGKLTGELAAQTICDRLQEIQPEENLLDVTLSANQLLGKRVRELMGVDQVEEIPKTDRSTTGLVAVRFLENNTMEYVHSGDCMIMVEYEEGVLRMLTHDSLSRLDEIAIRERAQLLQEKAGDENPNGWSDEKRKQVNQEIWQELQEVLQRNRNLLNTKEGYPVLDGSKKAEQMISYGLIPLIRARKILLLSDGLVLPHQKASADQMWIETAKLAFSQGLPALYEQVQSLEEADPMCYLYPRFKKADDKTGILIELNKNSTL; encoded by the coding sequence ATGTTTCCACTTCACATCACAACGCTATATGAAAAAGGTATCTCTACTACCAATGAGGATCGCTATCTCTGTATCCATGAGAAAGGTATCTTTGCTGTAATGGACGGCGCAACGGGCCTAGGCAAGCTAACGGGCGAATTAGCAGCGCAAACGATTTGTGACCGCCTCCAAGAAATCCAACCTGAAGAAAATCTATTAGATGTAACTCTATCTGCCAATCAATTGCTAGGGAAACGAGTTCGTGAGCTGATGGGTGTAGATCAGGTCGAAGAAATTCCCAAGACAGATCGAAGTACCACAGGACTGGTAGCAGTACGATTTTTAGAGAACAATACAATGGAGTATGTACACAGTGGAGATTGCATGATCATGGTAGAGTACGAAGAAGGAGTTCTTCGTATGTTAACTCACGATTCTCTCTCCCGATTGGATGAAATTGCCATCCGAGAACGTGCACAACTTCTTCAGGAAAAAGCAGGCGATGAAAACCCAAATGGCTGGTCAGATGAAAAGCGTAAGCAGGTCAACCAAGAGATTTGGCAAGAACTCCAAGAGGTTTTACAGCGCAATCGCAATCTCCTCAATACAAAAGAGGGTTATCCTGTACTCGATGGTTCGAAAAAAGCAGAACAAATGATCAGCTATGGTCTCATCCCACTCATACGTGCCCGAAAAATCTTGCTGTTATCGGATGGCCTTGTCCTTCCTCATCAAAAGGCAAGTGCGGACCAGATGTGGATTGAGACAGCTAAGCTTGCATTTTCTCAAGGGCTTCCTGCATTATATGAACAAGTTCAGTCATTAGAAGAAGCAGATCCGATGTGTTATCTCTATCCTCGATTTAAAAAAGCAGATGATAAAACAGGAATTTTGATAGAACTAAATAAAAACAGCACTCTCTAG
- a CDS encoding alpha/beta hydrolase yields the protein MKPSFFTFQTTDHAKIYVHKWKSDSSPIGIVQIAHGMAEHSKRYHEFATKLVEAGYVVYANDHRGHGQTAGKEEELGYFAEENGWELVVDDLYQLTNIIKKEYPQIPFFLFGHSMGSFLSRRYIQKYGMELDGVILSGTGADQGILSWLGIQFANVERKIKGKRTKSNLLNRLVFGNFNRAFQPIRTEFDYLSRDEREVDKYIADPFCGYVPTTSFFYDLFSGVNQSDKPENLNQVPKNLPIFLFSGDQDPVGDNGRGVLKTYHHFQKAGIVDVSYKLYPGGRHEMLNESNREEVYQDVIAWLNKHLPMSKR from the coding sequence ATGAAGCCTAGCTTTTTTACGTTTCAAACTACTGATCATGCAAAAATTTATGTTCATAAATGGAAGTCAGACTCATCCCCTATTGGAATTGTGCAAATTGCCCATGGTATGGCCGAACATTCCAAAAGGTACCATGAATTTGCTACTAAGTTAGTAGAAGCTGGATATGTAGTCTATGCCAATGATCATCGGGGGCATGGTCAAACAGCAGGCAAGGAAGAAGAATTAGGGTATTTTGCTGAAGAAAACGGTTGGGAGCTTGTCGTGGATGATCTTTATCAGCTTACTAACATTATAAAGAAGGAGTATCCACAGATCCCGTTTTTTCTATTTGGGCATAGTATGGGTTCATTCTTATCACGGCGGTATATACAAAAATACGGTATGGAGTTGGATGGAGTAATTTTATCTGGTACGGGAGCAGATCAAGGAATTCTCAGTTGGTTGGGTATTCAGTTCGCTAATGTAGAAAGGAAAATAAAAGGGAAGCGAACTAAGAGCAACTTACTTAATCGATTAGTATTCGGAAATTTTAATCGAGCTTTTCAACCGATTCGTACAGAATTTGATTATTTGAGTCGGGATGAACGAGAAGTAGATAAATATATCGCTGATCCATTTTGTGGTTATGTGCCAACTACCAGCTTTTTTTATGATTTGTTCAGCGGAGTAAATCAATCGGATAAGCCAGAAAACCTAAATCAAGTTCCAAAGAACTTACCAATCTTTCTTTTCTCAGGTGATCAAGATCCAGTTGGCGATAACGGTAGAGGAGTCCTCAAAACGTATCACCATTTCCAAAAAGCGGGGATCGTCGATGTGTCATATAAGTTGTATCCTGGCGGTCGGCATGAAATGTTAAATGAGTCCAATCGGGAAGAAGTTTATCAAGATGTGATCGCATGGTTAAACAAACACCTTCCGATGAGCAAGAGGTAG
- a CDS encoding DoxX family protein has protein sequence MLDLGLFLIRLVVGVLFIGHGAQKLFGWFGGYGLKGTAGWLESIGVRPGVVMATMAGLGELLGGILFASGYLLWVGAFFIVATMVVAIATVHGKNGLWVTQDGFEFNLVLIVVAIGVALAGPGAYAIGV, from the coding sequence ATGTTAGATTTAGGACTTTTTCTTATTCGTCTTGTAGTAGGAGTATTGTTTATTGGGCATGGTGCACAAAAATTATTTGGCTGGTTTGGAGGATACGGCCTCAAAGGTACAGCAGGTTGGTTAGAATCGATTGGAGTTCGACCTGGTGTTGTCATGGCTACCATGGCTGGTTTAGGGGAACTACTCGGGGGAATCCTATTCGCGAGTGGTTATCTATTGTGGGTTGGTGCATTCTTCATCGTGGCGACTATGGTAGTTGCCATCGCGACCGTACATGGAAAAAATGGACTTTGGGTAACACAAGATGGATTTGAATTTAATTTGGTTCTGATCGTGGTTGCAATTGGAGTAGCACTAGCAGGACCAGGAGCTTATGCAATTGGAGTTTGA
- a CDS encoding cation diffusion facilitator family transporter: MTAFGKRFDEAERVARIGIYANTGLAILKGVVGYWTGSRALIAEAANSASDVVGSFAVLFGLKIAKRPPDADHPYGYGKAETIAAIIVSVLIAIVGVEVASNAIQGLMEPIRKSPGWWAVGAAVVSVIVKEILFRYTIVLGKKLDSPAILANAWDHRSDVFSTLAAIIGIVGSIIGEWLQIGWLLHLDAWAGLGVALFVIYTAYRLAKENIHISLDHVWHEAEVAELLETVQSVDGVLHINDLRAREHGYYVIVDLKVAVDPHITVEEGHLIGKQVKSVLLSEHPQVTDVMVHINPYNPDDLVKD, from the coding sequence ATGACAGCGTTTGGGAAGCGATTTGACGAGGCAGAGCGTGTAGCGCGTATTGGAATCTATGCCAATACGGGGCTGGCGATTTTAAAAGGTGTAGTAGGGTATTGGACTGGAAGTAGGGCTTTGATCGCAGAAGCAGCGAATTCAGCATCAGATGTGGTAGGTTCCTTTGCTGTATTATTTGGTCTCAAAATTGCTAAAAGACCACCTGATGCAGATCACCCTTATGGATATGGAAAAGCGGAAACAATTGCTGCAATTATCGTCTCTGTTTTGATTGCGATTGTGGGAGTGGAAGTGGCAAGTAATGCGATCCAAGGATTGATGGAACCGATTCGAAAGTCGCCTGGATGGTGGGCTGTGGGGGCAGCTGTGGTCTCCGTCATTGTGAAAGAGATTTTGTTTCGCTATACGATTGTTCTCGGAAAAAAATTAGATAGCCCTGCAATCCTTGCCAATGCTTGGGATCATCGCTCTGATGTGTTTTCTACACTAGCAGCGATCATCGGAATTGTAGGATCTATCATAGGAGAATGGCTCCAGATAGGTTGGCTCCTTCATCTCGATGCCTGGGCAGGATTGGGAGTAGCACTCTTTGTAATTTATACAGCATATCGTTTAGCAAAAGAGAATATTCATATTAGCCTCGATCATGTCTGGCATGAGGCTGAAGTGGCTGAACTGTTGGAGACAGTACAATCAGTAGATGGAGTTTTACATATTAACGATTTGCGTGCAAGGGAGCATGGATATTATGTCATTGTAGATTTAAAAGTGGCAGTAGATCCGCATATTACAGTAGAAGAAGGGCACCTCATTGGAAAACAAGTGAAGTCTGTTCTGTTATCCGAGCATCCTCAAGTAACCGATGTGATGGTACATATCAATCCTTATAATCCAGACGATCTAGTAAAGGACTAG
- the recJ gene encoding single-stranded-DNA-specific exonuclease RecJ, protein MYHARTRWIPYVSEEAKIKQMTEVLGISPLLAKMLIHREIAEPDLARRFLQPSLEHLHDPFLLEDMEKAVERIHDALQENEKIIIYGDYDADGVSSTSLMMKAFRYLEADVDYYIPNRFREGYGLNKEAILRLKEQGTGLVISVDTGISAVEEAALAKEIGLDLIITDHHEPPEILPDAFAVINPKKPSCPYPFKQLAGVGVAFKLISAILDYPPVEWMDLVALGTIADLVPLVGENRVLATYGLNRMNERANLGLSALADAAGVGKEINASSVGFFIGPRINASGRLYSANEAVDLLLTENQTEAIQIADKLNERNRERQELVEEITEQAIAQVEQDPAKHQKVIIVAQEGWNVGVVGIVASRLVEKYYRPTIVLGIDSEKGIAKGSARSIVGFDLYQALTASKEYLPHYGGHTMAAGMTMPIENLELLHQRLTAYAEETLHDEDYVPLTQIEGKLDLTQVEFGILEEIRQMEPFGTGNPTPLFQIDQAVLTRLQKMGQSQNHVKLHLTQEEKNLEVVAFRRADIADQLTLQMPVQVVGELTMNEWNGRRTAQVLLKDLRVAERQIFDWRSNRKWEKVQALAGEKCLFILRVDTTIPEQWRQANESSITYWDQLDKVEQSHPYVVFLDPPPTMKQFHECIDHYTDAERYYFLFSDADGANNLVNIPRRDQFKKLYQTLYQVRDRNVQFPRHLDSLSRKTGLSKRALSFMIQVFEDLSFVSIEQGRVQIQIGAGKRPLEESVLYQRQVDYAEVQQYLVYSSYRDLRQYLETKPWQMAGGR, encoded by the coding sequence ATGTACCATGCTAGAACACGCTGGATTCCTTATGTTTCTGAAGAAGCAAAGATCAAGCAGATGACGGAAGTGCTGGGGATCTCCCCTTTGTTAGCCAAGATGCTGATTCATCGGGAGATAGCAGAACCAGACCTTGCAAGGCGGTTCCTACAACCTAGCTTGGAGCATTTGCACGATCCTTTTTTGCTAGAGGACATGGAAAAAGCAGTAGAACGGATTCATGATGCTCTGCAAGAAAACGAAAAGATCATAATCTATGGTGACTATGATGCGGATGGTGTAAGTAGTACTAGCTTGATGATGAAAGCATTTCGTTATTTAGAAGCTGATGTAGATTACTATATCCCGAATCGTTTTCGGGAAGGATATGGTTTAAATAAAGAGGCGATCCTGCGCCTAAAAGAACAGGGTACAGGACTTGTTATCAGTGTAGATACGGGAATTAGTGCGGTAGAGGAAGCGGCATTAGCTAAAGAGATTGGTCTCGATCTGATCATTACAGACCATCATGAGCCCCCTGAGATCCTGCCAGATGCCTTTGCTGTGATCAATCCCAAAAAGCCAAGTTGTCCTTATCCATTCAAACAATTAGCAGGAGTAGGGGTTGCTTTTAAACTGATTAGCGCCATTCTCGATTACCCCCCTGTAGAATGGATGGATTTGGTGGCGCTTGGAACGATCGCGGATTTAGTTCCTCTGGTTGGTGAAAATCGAGTTTTGGCAACTTACGGACTGAATCGAATGAATGAACGTGCTAATTTGGGATTATCTGCTTTGGCTGATGCTGCTGGTGTAGGAAAAGAGATCAATGCAAGTTCAGTTGGTTTTTTTATTGGGCCACGAATCAATGCTAGTGGTCGACTCTATAGTGCCAATGAGGCAGTTGATCTACTTTTGACCGAGAATCAGACAGAAGCGATCCAAATTGCGGATAAGTTAAATGAACGGAATCGAGAGCGTCAAGAGTTAGTAGAAGAGATAACAGAGCAAGCGATTGCTCAGGTTGAACAAGACCCAGCTAAACATCAAAAAGTTATCATTGTGGCACAAGAAGGTTGGAATGTAGGAGTGGTAGGGATTGTTGCATCCCGATTGGTAGAGAAATACTACCGTCCCACTATTGTATTAGGAATTGATTCGGAAAAAGGAATTGCAAAAGGATCAGCCAGAAGCATCGTTGGATTTGATCTCTATCAAGCACTTACTGCATCCAAAGAGTATCTCCCTCACTACGGAGGACATACGATGGCAGCAGGAATGACTATGCCGATCGAGAATCTAGAGCTACTTCATCAGAGGCTTACGGCGTATGCAGAGGAGACTCTACACGACGAAGATTATGTGCCATTAACTCAGATTGAAGGGAAACTGGATCTTACCCAAGTCGAATTTGGCATTTTGGAAGAGATTCGCCAGATGGAACCTTTTGGTACAGGGAATCCAACCCCACTGTTTCAAATTGACCAAGCTGTTTTGACTCGTCTACAAAAAATGGGTCAATCACAAAATCATGTCAAGCTCCATCTCACACAAGAAGAAAAAAACTTAGAGGTAGTTGCCTTCCGCCGAGCGGATATTGCCGATCAGTTAACTCTTCAGATGCCGGTTCAAGTAGTGGGAGAGCTGACGATGAACGAGTGGAATGGTCGCCGAACCGCACAAGTATTATTAAAGGATTTACGAGTTGCCGAGCGTCAGATTTTCGATTGGAGAAGCAATCGGAAATGGGAGAAAGTCCAAGCACTTGCAGGGGAAAAATGTCTGTTTATCTTGCGTGTTGACACTACGATTCCAGAACAATGGCGTCAGGCAAATGAGTCTTCCATCACCTATTGGGATCAGTTGGATAAAGTGGAGCAATCTCATCCATATGTGGTTTTCCTGGATCCTCCACCAACTATGAAGCAATTCCATGAGTGTATCGATCACTATACAGATGCTGAAAGATACTACTTTTTGTTTAGTGATGCGGATGGTGCAAACAATTTAGTCAATATCCCACGGCGAGATCAATTCAAGAAACTTTACCAGACACTCTATCAAGTACGAGACCGGAATGTTCAGTTTCCAAGACATCTTGATTCGCTAAGTCGCAAGACAGGATTGTCAAAACGCGCACTTTCCTTTATGATTCAAGTGTTTGAAGATTTATCGTTCGTCTCGATTGAACAAGGACGTGTGCAGATCCAAATAGGAGCAGGAAAACGTCCATTAGAAGAATCGGTATTGTACCAACGGCAGGTGGACTATGCGGAAGTACAGCAATACTTGGTCTACTCCTCCTACCGAGACTTGCGACAATACCTGGAAACCAAGCCATGGCAAATGGCAGGAGGAAGATAA
- a CDS encoding DUF262 domain-containing protein, producing MHSTLTAQETPLHKVFSDDYLFIVPSVQRPYSWTTEQAGELLDDLLDFIEHHQITERSVEQVPEPYFLGSIVLVKGEKPEAEVLDGQQRLTTLTILLSALRSYLPEEYADEIDELVVQRGSRIRKIEDTYRLRLRKKDNDFFKKYIQERGGIRKLSKSTPVKTDSQGLIRDNSLYYLDRLNDLDPSTMTTLSSVVATLCYIVVVSTPNFDSAFRIFTVLNDRGLDLMASDIFKARVIGEIPESEQESYTEKWEDVESTLGRERFNELFSHIRMIIQKRKGLGNLKDEYDDIFNRVSGKAFVDEVLLPYSDLYIQLIDYKAQRLNQGRVLEMLNRIDNIDWLPVAMYYLHNCRENAHLFLRKLERFAAVHMILRKNFNWRQSKYSGILRDMEENKADFSMESLEITPQEKREVQEALMDDVYTKWKDSAKRYVLLKLDGLLSEGQPYYDHDTITVEHVLPQNPTENSIWCRNFQDIERYVHKLGNLVLLTRKKNSQARNFEFKKKKESYFQSRNGVSTFALTSQVINEQEWTPNVLERRQNMLVRMLVDEWDL from the coding sequence ATGCATTCCACACTAACAGCACAAGAGACACCATTACATAAGGTTTTTAGCGATGACTACTTATTTATCGTCCCGTCGGTGCAAAGACCGTATTCTTGGACGACAGAACAAGCTGGAGAATTGCTAGATGATCTGTTGGATTTTATCGAGCATCATCAAATTACCGAGCGAAGTGTCGAGCAAGTTCCAGAGCCGTATTTTCTAGGTAGTATTGTCCTGGTAAAAGGGGAAAAGCCAGAAGCGGAAGTATTGGATGGACAGCAGAGGCTAACTACTCTGACGATTCTTTTGTCTGCCCTGCGCAGTTATCTGCCAGAAGAATATGCCGATGAGATTGATGAATTAGTTGTTCAGCGCGGTAGTAGAATTCGCAAGATCGAGGATACATACCGTCTTCGATTGCGGAAAAAGGACAACGACTTTTTCAAGAAATATATCCAAGAACGAGGCGGAATCAGAAAGCTATCCAAAAGCACCCCTGTCAAAACTGATAGTCAAGGTTTAATACGGGATAACTCTCTTTATTACCTTGATCGACTCAATGACTTAGACCCATCTACCATGACAACTCTATCTAGCGTAGTTGCCACTCTGTGCTATATTGTGGTGGTCTCTACTCCTAACTTTGATTCCGCTTTTCGGATCTTTACCGTATTGAATGATCGTGGGTTAGATCTCATGGCTAGTGATATTTTCAAAGCAAGAGTGATCGGAGAGATTCCGGAAAGCGAACAAGAGTCCTATACGGAAAAATGGGAAGATGTAGAGAGTACTTTGGGTCGTGAGCGGTTTAATGAACTGTTTTCACATATTCGGATGATTATCCAAAAGCGCAAAGGTCTAGGTAATCTAAAAGATGAGTACGATGATATTTTCAATCGCGTATCTGGCAAAGCGTTTGTCGATGAGGTGTTATTGCCTTATAGTGATCTCTATATCCAGTTAATCGATTACAAGGCACAACGACTTAACCAAGGTCGGGTGCTAGAAATGCTAAATCGCATCGACAATATCGACTGGCTTCCCGTTGCCATGTATTACTTACATAACTGTCGGGAAAATGCCCACTTGTTCCTCCGAAAATTAGAGCGCTTTGCTGCAGTCCATATGATTCTCCGTAAGAACTTCAACTGGAGACAATCAAAGTACTCGGGAATCCTTCGAGATATGGAAGAGAATAAAGCGGACTTTTCAATGGAATCGTTGGAGATCACTCCTCAGGAGAAAAGAGAAGTACAAGAAGCTTTGATGGACGATGTGTATACAAAATGGAAAGATTCGGCAAAGCGTTATGTCTTATTAAAATTGGACGGATTACTATCAGAGGGACAGCCTTATTATGATCACGATACCATTACGGTAGAACATGTCCTCCCGCAGAACCCTACGGAAAATAGTATTTGGTGCAGAAACTTCCAAGATATCGAGAGGTATGTTCATAAACTAGGAAATCTCGTTCTCTTAACAAGAAAGAAGAATTCCCAAGCTAGAAATTTTGAGTTTAAAAAGAAAAAGGAAAGTTATTTTCAATCCAGAAACGGAGTGAGCACTTTTGCTCTCACGTCTCAAGTGATCAATGAGCAAGAATGGACACCTAATGTATTGGAACGCAGACAGAATATGTTGGTACGGATGCTAGTAGATGAGTGGGACTTGTAG
- a CDS encoding FAD-dependent monooxygenase: MRKWTTDVCVVGAGPAGMILGLLLAKQGIDVTVLERNKNFDREYRGEVLQPAFLNMMADIGLLEMIYQHPHTKLTNGSIFNRDRQLGRFQFSQISEYPFAMWMPQPVMLQAFAEVGKQFSSFHLCFQAAVQKLQYTGEQVTGTIAEVAGEKVEIEAKITIGADGRNSTVSRLGKFEQDYSHYKNDIAWFTIDRPDEWNSALRIQFTDENLFIVLPKYPNHLQAGVFLPKGEYAHLRKAGIEEMKGILEEVGTLFAPFTKDLSDYSAFHLLQSRIFMVRDWAKDGCLLIGDAAHCASPVGAIGVTLAVATSIEAAKVIVDSLQKEDYSAGFLHQVQQKREPSLRSIHQIQMRAERAVAPTTKLLRTVRPVVVPFLFRTGLIPRFLRRVLVETGTIEIPKEFRIYR; the protein is encoded by the coding sequence TTGCGTAAATGGACAACCGATGTATGTGTTGTAGGAGCGGGTCCAGCAGGAATGATACTAGGACTCCTACTAGCTAAACAAGGGATCGATGTAACAGTACTGGAACGCAATAAAAATTTTGATCGGGAGTATCGTGGGGAAGTTCTCCAGCCTGCTTTCTTGAATATGATGGCAGATATTGGACTTTTAGAGATGATCTACCAACATCCACATACAAAATTGACTAATGGGAGTATTTTCAATCGAGATCGGCAGTTGGGGAGATTTCAATTTAGTCAAATCAGTGAATATCCTTTTGCGATGTGGATGCCCCAACCAGTGATGCTCCAAGCGTTCGCCGAAGTAGGAAAACAGTTTTCTTCTTTCCATCTTTGTTTTCAAGCAGCTGTTCAAAAGCTTCAATATACTGGTGAACAGGTGACAGGGACGATCGCAGAAGTAGCAGGGGAAAAAGTAGAAATTGAGGCAAAAATCACAATAGGGGCTGATGGACGAAACTCCACAGTCAGCCGGCTTGGAAAATTTGAGCAAGACTACTCCCACTATAAGAATGATATTGCTTGGTTTACGATAGATAGACCAGATGAATGGAATAGCGCGTTACGCATCCAATTTACAGATGAAAACCTCTTTATTGTACTTCCTAAGTATCCAAACCATTTACAAGCAGGTGTCTTTCTTCCAAAAGGAGAGTATGCACATCTACGCAAAGCGGGCATTGAAGAGATGAAAGGAATCTTAGAGGAAGTTGGCACCCTATTTGCTCCCTTTACAAAGGATTTATCGGATTACTCTGCTTTCCATTTATTGCAATCACGGATCTTTATGGTACGAGATTGGGCAAAAGATGGTTGTCTGCTCATAGGAGATGCTGCTCATTGCGCAAGTCCAGTTGGAGCAATCGGTGTAACGCTTGCAGTCGCTACCTCCATTGAAGCGGCCAAGGTAATCGTTGATTCTTTACAAAAAGAAGATTACTCTGCTGGATTCCTGCATCAAGTACAACAAAAGCGAGAGCCTTCTTTAAGATCCATTCATCAAATTCAAATGAGAGCGGAACGAGCTGTCGCACCTACTACCAAACTATTGCGAACTGTACGTCCGGTCGTCGTGCCGTTTCTGTTCCGTACTGGTTTGATTCCACGATTTTTACGACGAGTTTTAGTGGAAACGGGTACGATTGAGATCCCGAAAGAGTTTCGAATTTATCGTTAG
- a CDS encoding alpha/beta hydrolase → MKHFFEKGNDPQAPVLLLLHGTGGDERDLVPLKNMISPGSSVLSVRGNVLENGMPRFFRRLSMGVFDEEDLVFRTKELNEFLNQAAIDYQFDRSHVVAVGYSNGANIAASLLFHYAGSLAGAILLHPMVPRRGITLPDHSGIPVLLTAGRQDPICPPEETEELEKLLQSTGAEVKVQWQSGGHQLTMPEIEQAAKWFQTAFRI, encoded by the coding sequence ATGAAGCATTTTTTTGAAAAAGGAAACGACCCGCAAGCGCCTGTCTTGCTCTTGCTTCATGGTACAGGTGGCGATGAGCGAGATTTGGTACCACTCAAAAACATGATCTCACCTGGCTCCTCTGTGCTCAGTGTAAGAGGGAATGTATTGGAAAATGGAATGCCGCGTTTTTTCCGCCGTCTGTCAATGGGTGTGTTTGATGAAGAAGATCTTGTTTTCCGTACAAAGGAACTCAATGAATTCCTTAATCAAGCGGCTATAGACTACCAATTTGATCGCTCTCATGTAGTGGCGGTTGGTTACTCCAATGGGGCAAACATTGCAGCTAGCCTATTGTTCCATTATGCAGGAAGTTTGGCAGGGGCAATTCTACTGCATCCCATGGTTCCGCGAAGAGGAATTACCTTACCTGATCATTCTGGTATACCTGTTCTTCTAACAGCAGGTCGACAAGATCCGATTTGCCCTCCAGAAGAGACAGAGGAACTAGAGAAACTATTGCAATCAACAGGTGCAGAAGTAAAAGTTCAGTGGCAGTCAGGTGGGCATCAACTTACGATGCCAGAGATTGAACAAGCCGCTAAATGGTTTCAAACCGCATTTAGAATATGA